One segment of Streptomyces sp. NA02950 DNA contains the following:
- a CDS encoding asparaginase produces the protein MTTSLGLPTDAARRTPAEPPAVRAPRHVPLAHVVRGGVIEGVHHGSAVVLGPDGGAVCATGDIEVAFYPRSALKPVQAVALTRAGLPLDGELLALTAASHSGQEGHQKGARQILERAGLTEDALRNVPDLPYGAAEREAWLRAGHGPTRLAQNCSGKHAAMLLTARLNDWPLEGYLDPAHPLQQLIAETVEDLTGQRVARVTVDGCGAPLFSISLHGLARAAARIATAAPDTPEGRVAAALRAHPEMLSGTGRDVARLMRAVPGLIAKDGFEGVQMAALPDGHAVAVKISDGADRARMPVTAALLARCGVGPELLAEFATAPVIGGGATVGRLAAVDTLAPPAV, from the coding sequence ATGACCACCTCACTCGGGCTGCCGACCGACGCCGCCCGCCGTACCCCCGCCGAGCCCCCCGCCGTCCGTGCGCCCCGCCATGTGCCGCTGGCGCACGTCGTACGCGGCGGGGTCATCGAGGGCGTGCACCACGGCTCGGCGGTGGTCCTGGGGCCCGACGGCGGCGCGGTGTGCGCGACCGGCGACATCGAGGTGGCGTTCTATCCGCGCTCCGCGCTCAAGCCCGTCCAGGCCGTCGCCCTGACGCGGGCCGGACTGCCGCTGGACGGCGAACTGCTCGCGCTCACCGCCGCCAGCCACTCCGGGCAGGAGGGCCACCAGAAGGGGGCGCGGCAGATCCTGGAGCGGGCCGGACTGACCGAGGACGCGCTGCGCAACGTCCCCGATCTGCCCTACGGCGCGGCCGAGCGCGAGGCATGGCTGCGCGCCGGACACGGGCCCACCCGGCTCGCCCAGAACTGCTCCGGCAAGCACGCGGCGATGCTGCTGACCGCCCGCCTCAACGACTGGCCGCTGGAGGGATACCTCGATCCGGCCCACCCCCTCCAGCAGCTGATCGCCGAGACCGTGGAGGACCTGACCGGACAGCGGGTCGCCCGGGTCACGGTCGACGGCTGCGGCGCACCGCTGTTCTCCATATCCCTGCACGGACTGGCACGGGCCGCCGCGCGGATCGCCACCGCCGCCCCGGACACCCCCGAGGGCCGGGTCGCGGCCGCCCTGCGCGCCCACCCCGAGATGCTCTCCGGCACCGGACGCGATGTCGCCCGGCTGATGCGCGCCGTTCCCGGACTGATCGCCAAGGACGGCTTCGAGGGCGTCCAGATGGCCGCGTTGCCCGACGGGCACGCCGTCGCCGTGAAGATCTCCGACGGCGCCGACCGGGCCCGGATGCCGGTCACCGCCGCACTCCTCGCCCGCTGCGGCGTCGGCCCCGAGCTGCTCGCCGAGTTCGCCACCGCCCCGGTGATCGGCGGCGGTGCCACCGTCGGCCGGCTTGCCGCCGTCGACACCCTCGCCCCGCCCGCCGTCTGA
- the aspA gene encoding aspartate ammonia-lyase, whose translation MTSTVGHRREHDLLGDREVPADAYWGIHTLRASENFPITGTPIAAYPHLVSALAAVKEAAARANEDLGLLTPAKADAIAAACEEIRRGRLHDQFTVDVIQGGAGTSTNMNANEVIANRALELLGHAKGDYGRLHPNEDVNLSQSTNDVYPTAVKVATIIAVRELHAAMETLREAFAAKAEEFRDILKMGRTQLQDAVPMTLGQEFSAYAVMLEEDQSRLLEAAGLVHEINLGATAIGTGLNAPAGYAEAARGHLEAITGLPLVTAANLVEATQDCGAFVQLSGVLKRIAVKLSKSCNDLRLLSSGPRAGLGEINLPPMQAGSSIMPGKVNPVIPEVVNQVAFEVIGNDVAITMAAEAGQLQLNAFEPIILHSLSESITHLRAACLVLAERCVAGITANTAQLRATVENSIGLVTALNPHIGYSAATSIAREALATGRGVAELVLEKGLLPPERLAAVLRPEEVAGQR comes from the coding sequence ATGACCTCCACCGTCGGCCACCGCCGCGAACACGATCTGCTCGGCGACCGCGAGGTCCCCGCCGACGCGTACTGGGGCATCCACACCCTGCGCGCCTCGGAGAACTTCCCCATCACCGGCACCCCGATCGCCGCCTATCCGCACCTGGTCAGCGCCCTGGCCGCGGTCAAGGAGGCCGCGGCCCGCGCCAACGAGGACCTCGGACTGCTCACCCCGGCCAAGGCCGATGCCATCGCCGCCGCGTGCGAGGAGATACGCCGGGGGCGGCTGCACGACCAGTTCACCGTCGATGTGATCCAGGGCGGCGCCGGCACCTCGACCAACATGAACGCCAACGAGGTGATTGCCAACCGGGCCCTGGAGCTCCTCGGCCACGCCAAGGGCGACTACGGCCGTCTCCACCCCAACGAGGACGTCAACCTCAGCCAGTCCACCAACGACGTCTACCCGACCGCCGTCAAGGTGGCCACCATCATCGCGGTGCGTGAACTCCACGCCGCCATGGAGACGTTGCGCGAGGCGTTCGCCGCCAAGGCCGAGGAGTTCCGCGACATCCTCAAGATGGGCCGCACCCAGTTGCAGGACGCGGTGCCGATGACCCTCGGCCAGGAGTTCTCCGCCTACGCCGTGATGCTGGAGGAGGACCAGAGCCGGCTGCTGGAGGCCGCCGGACTGGTGCACGAGATCAACCTCGGCGCGACCGCGATCGGCACCGGCCTCAACGCGCCCGCGGGCTACGCCGAGGCCGCCCGCGGCCATCTCGAGGCCATCACGGGACTGCCGCTGGTCACCGCCGCCAACCTGGTGGAGGCCACCCAGGACTGCGGCGCCTTCGTCCAGCTGTCCGGTGTCCTCAAGCGCATCGCGGTCAAGCTCTCCAAGAGCTGCAACGATCTGCGGCTGCTCTCCTCCGGGCCGCGCGCCGGACTGGGCGAGATCAACCTCCCCCCGATGCAGGCGGGTTCCAGCATCATGCCCGGCAAGGTCAACCCGGTCATCCCCGAGGTCGTCAACCAGGTCGCCTTCGAGGTGATCGGCAACGACGTGGCCATCACCATGGCCGCCGAGGCCGGCCAGCTCCAGCTCAACGCCTTCGAACCGATCATCCTGCATTCCCTCTCGGAGAGCATCACCCATCTGCGTGCGGCCTGCCTGGTCCTCGCCGAGCGCTGCGTCGCGGGTATCACCGCCAACACCGCACAGCTGCGCGCGACCGTCGAGAACTCCATCGGCCTGGTCACCGCGCTCAACCCGCACATCGGCTACAGCGC